The proteins below are encoded in one region of Apodemus sylvaticus chromosome 13, mApoSyl1.1, whole genome shotgun sequence:
- the LOC127664165 gene encoding transcription elongation factor 1 homolog, with the protein MGRRKSSRKPPSQKKRTGTLETEFTCPFCNHEKSCEAKMNHARKIGDISCAVCREEFQTPITHLSEPVDVFSDWVDACEAANL; encoded by the coding sequence ATGGGACGAAGGAAGTCCAGCCGGAAGccgccctcccagaagaagaggaCAGGCACTCTGGAGACCGAGTTCACTTGCCCTTTCTGCAACCACGAGAAGTCTTGTGAGGCGAAAATGAACCATGCTCGAAAGATCGGAGACATCTCCTGTGCCGTGTGCCGAGAGGAATTCCAGACGCCCATCACACACCTGTCAGAACCAGTGGATGTGTTCAGCGACTGGGTAGACGCCTGTGAGGCAGCCAATCTGTAG
- the LOC127664166 gene encoding transcription elongation factor 1 homolog: MGRRKSSRKPPSQKKRTGTLETEFTCPFCNHEKSCEVKMNHARKIGDISCAVCREEFQTPITHLSEPVDVFSDWVDACEAANL, translated from the coding sequence ATGGGACGAAGGAAGTCCAGCCGGAAGccgccctcccagaagaagaggaCAGGCACTCTGGAGACCGAGTTCACTTGCCCTTTCTGCAACCACGAGAAGTCTTGTGAGGTGAAAATGAACCATGCTCGAAAGATCGGAGACATCTCCTGTGCCGTGTGCCGAGAGGAATTCCAGACGCCCATCACACACCTGTCAGAACCAGTGGATGTGTTCAGCGACTGGGTAGACGCCTGTGAGGCAGCCAATCTGTAG